The Halobaculum magnesiiphilum genome contains the following window.
CGGCCGGTTCGTCGTCTCCGAGACGAACGCCCGGCCGACGATCGACGCCGCCGAGAAGTACCGCGAGGGGTTCGACGCGGATCTGGCGGCGCTGGTCCGGCGGACGGCGACCCGGTAGCGTAACGGGACCGGAGACGGCGACCCGGGACGGTAACGGAGGCTCGGGAACCCCGCCCGGGGAGCTACTCCACGTCGATGTCGGCGGAGGGCTCCAGCGCGTCGAAGGCGACCTCGAGGACGCCGTTGTTGAACGACGCCGACGCGGAGTGCTCGTCGACGCGGACGGGAAGGCGGACGCGCTCGTCGAAGCGGCGGCCGGTGCCCTCCGCGGAGATCGTGAGCGTTCGGCCGTCGCACTGCAGGTCGATCCCCTCCTTGTCGACCCCGGGGAGGTCGGCGACGAGTCGGAGCGTCTCGCCCTCCTCGTACACCGACACGTGGGTCTCGTCGCCGAAGCCGGCGTCGCCGCCTGGCTCGCCGGCCGCGTCGGCCATCTCGCTCATCATCCGCTCGATCTCATCGAAGATGTCGCCGAACGGATCGTCGCGGTCGTCGCGCATGCTGGCCCGAGGTAGTTCGCTCCCCCGAATAAGCCTTCTCCCCCCGGCAGCGGCGGTGTTCAGATAAGGATGAAGAGTGAGGCGGAACGATATTTGAGTGGTTCATGCTCGAAATCGCCCGCCTCAACGGAGGTAGCGACTGCTTCGAGTTAGATTTTCTGGAGCGAGAGGCGACACCCGAGCCCGCGATGAAGCTCGGTATCCGACTCCATCTGGCTGGACTATCACTTTCGGATACCGTTTCGATTCTCGATAGGTTGGGTGTCAAGCGCTGTCGGACGACCGTCCATAACTGGGTGCAGAAGGCCGATCTACAGCCCCTCGATGGTGCGAACCCGGATCACGTCGCAGTTGACGAGACCGTGATCCAACTCAACGACGAACGCTTCTGGCTGTACGCTGCTGTCGATCCCAACACGAACCGATTGCTGCACGTCAAGCTCTCTCCGACGAGAAATCAAGCGATCACCGAGATGTTCCTCGCCGAACTCCGCGACAAACATCTCGTCGATAACGCGGTCTTTCTCGTCGATTCTGCACCGTGGCTGCAAGCAGCTCTCCACCGCCACAGCCTCGAGTACAGGTACGAGAAACACGGTACTCGGAACAGCGTCGAACGTGTCTTTCGAGAACTAAAACGCCGAACCAACCAGTTCTCAAACTGTTTCAGCCACGCCGAAGCAGAGACTGCCGAAAATTGGCTTCAAGCGTTCGCCTTCGCATGGAATCAGCTTATCTGAACACTACCCCGGCAGCGTCCGTCCGTCCGACAGCCCCGGTATCGTTCGTGATTTCGGGGGCGAACCGATTAACTCGGGACGGGATCGACTCCGACCGAATGAGTGTGGGGTTGGGGCTGTTCGCGGGGGCGGTACTCGCCGGTGTCGGCTCCGCGGCGCTGGTTCGGATGCTGCTCCGGTACCGGTCGCGGCCGGGAGCGACGTGGTTGGCCGTCGTGTTCGCGGGCCAGGCGGTGTTCTGTGCGGCGACGGCGGTCGGAATGGTGGTCCCCGACCGCGGCGTTCGGATGGCGATCGAGGCCGTGGCGTGGGTGGGGATCGCCGGGCTGGCGGTCCCGTTTCTCACGTTCGCGCTCGCCTACAGCGGCCGCGGCGCGCTGGTCAGGAGGCGAGCCTACCGGCTGTTGTGGCTGTTCCCGGCGACGATCGTCTCGCTGGCGGTCGCGACGCCCGCGACCGGGGCGCTGTGGCGCGGGTTCCGGACGGTCCCGACCGGCGCGTTCGTCACCGTCCGCTACGACCTCACGCCGGTCGGGGAGGCGGTGTGGCTCGCCGGCATCGGGATCATCGCGGCTGGCACGGTGGTGCTGCTCGACACCGCCCGTCGCTACGAGCTGTACCGCACGGAGATCACCGCGATCGTCGCCAGCACCGTCCCGCCGGTCGTCCCGGCGCTGCTGTGGGCGTTCGGTGTCGGCGATCTGCCGTACCTGAACCTCCTCGCGGTCGCGTTCGCCGCGCACGTCGCCGTCGACGCCTACGCGATCCGCGTCACGGACATGTTCGAGGTCGACCCGACCGCGCGGCGCCTCACCGAGGCGGCGACGCTCGATCACCTGGACTCGCCGGTCGTGCTCGTCGACGACGCCGGGCGGATCGTCCGGGTCAACCCGGCGGCGGCGTCCGCGTTCGACGTCGACCCGTCGGCGACGCTGAAGCGCGGGGTCGACGACGTGGTCGGCACCGATATCGATCCCCATCGCGACGACCAGACCGTCTCGGTTCACGCGGGCGACGGCCGGCGGACGTTCGCGGTGTCGCCGACGGCGGTTCGCGACGGAACCGGCGGCGTGGTCGGCTACAGCGTCGTCTTCCAGGACATCACCGCCCAACGGACCAGACAGCAACGGCTGGCGGTGTTGAACCGCGTGCTGCGTCACAACATCCGAAACGACCTCAACGTCGTGCTCGGCAACGTGCAGTTGGCGCGGGAGGCCGCGGCCGGCGACGACAGGGACAGTAACGACGGCAGCGACGACAGCGACGGCACCCACGGCACCGGCGGCACCGAGGGCATCGACGGCGACAGGTCCGGCCGCGCCGACCTCGCGGCCGCCGAGCGACGCGCGGCGGATCTCCTATCGGTCGCCGAGGACGCGCGGGTGGTCGACGAACTCGTCGGAGGAACCGACGATCCGGTCCCCGTGTCCGTCGCCGACGCGCTCGCCGACGCGGTCGCCGAGGCGGACGCCGAGCGATCGGTGACGGTGTCGGTCGAGTCGAACTGTCCGGCGGCGGCGGTCGACCCCGAGGCGCTTCGGACGGTCGTCGCCCGGACGGTGTCGGCGCTCGTCGACCGACTCGACGGGCGGATCGCGGTCGCGGCGGGCGCGGCCGGTCCCGACGCCGTCGCCGTCGCGTTCCGCGGCGACGGGAGCGTCCCCGCCCACGAGATCGACGCCCTCACGAACGGGAGGGAGACACCCCTCGAACACGCCGACGACCTCGATCTCTGGGTCGCCCGCTGGGGGGCCGACGCGATCGGCGCCTCGCTGTCGTTCGCCCCCGACGGCGGCTCCCGGACCGTCGCCGACGGCGGTCCCGCGGCCGCGACCGGCGGCGCCGATGGCGCGCGGGGTGACGGCGGTAGCGGCGGTAGCGGTGGTAGCGGCGATGTCGCCGATGGCGGCGGTGACGGCGGGTACGTCGACGCGGACGGTACCCCCGACGCGGTGCTGTCGCTCCCCCGAGCTTCCGGCGGGGACGGCGACGCGGGCGTCGGAGCCGGCGACTGAACCGGCGTCGCCGGCGACGGTCGACACGTCGGACCGCGGATCCGACGCACCCGCAAGCGATAAGGCCCCGGACAGCAGTAATTCGGATATGAGTAAATCATACCTCGACGCTGGCGCCGATGTCGACGAGCCGATCAGGGTGGGGCTGAACGGGTTCGGACGGATCGGCCGCAACGTCTTCCGCGCCGTCCTGGAGGACCCGCGGATCGAGCTGGCGGGCATCAACGACGTGATGGACGGCGAGGAGATGCGCTATCTCGCCGCCTACGACTCGGTGATGGGTCGCCTCGACGGCGTGAGCTACGACGCCGACGCCCGCGAGCTGTCCATCGGCGACACCGCCGTTCCGATCCTCGACGAGCAGGACCCCGCGGACCTCCCATGGGACGAACTGGACGTCGACGTTGCGCTGGAGTGTACCGGCGTCTTCCGGACGAAGGGCGACGCCGAGCGACACGTCGAGGCGGGCGCCGACGTGGCCGTCATCTCCGCGCCGCCGAAGGGCGACGAGCCGGTCAAACAGCTCGTGTACGGCGTCAACCACGAGGACGAGTACGAGGGCGAGTCGGTCGTCTCGAACGCCTCCTGTACGACCAACTCCGTGACGCCGGTCGCGAAGGTGCTCGACGAGGAGTTCGGCATCGCCTCGGGGACGCTGACGACCGTCCACGCGTACACGGGCAGCCAGAACCTCGTCGACGGTCCGAAGGCGAAGACCCGCCGCGGGCGCGCCGCCGCCGAGAACATCGTGCCCACGTCGACGGGCGCCGCGCAGGCGGCCACCGAGATCCTGCCGCAGTTGCAGGGCAAGCTCGACGGCATGGCGATGCGCGTGCCCGTCCCGAACGGCTCGATCACGGAGCTCGTCGTCGACCTGAAGGACGCGCCGTCGGCCGACGAGATCAACGCGGCGTTCCGCGAAGCCGCTGACTCGGGCCCGCTCGCGGGTGTGCTCGGCTACACCGACGACGAGGTCGTCAGCCGCGACATCCTCGGGCTGCCGTTCTCCTCGTACGTCGACCTGCGCTCGACGAACGTCGTCGGCGAGGACGACGAGGGCGTCGCGAAGATCCTGACGTGGTACGACAACGAGTACGGCTTCTCGAACCGCATGCTCGACGTGGCGGCGTACGTCGACGCCTACTGAGCCGACGGGGCGGCGGTCTCACGCGCCGCCGACCGCGGGATGAACGCCGTCGGCTCCGGACAGCGTTCTCGATCGCTACCCGGACCGGCCGTCGTGTTCGGCGTCGACAGTCACGGTGAATACCAAAGGATTACTCGGGAGCGACCGACGGGTCGGGTATGACGCTCCGGAACCCGCCGTTGCGCGAGGTCCATGCCGAGCGCGACGCGAAGTTCACCGAGTTCGGCGGGTGGGACATGCCCGTGGAGTTCGACTCGATCCGCGCCGAACACGCGGCGGTGCGCGAGGCAGCCGGCGTCTTCGACGTCTCGCACATGGGCGAGATCGAGGTCGCCGGCCCCGACGCGACGGCCCTCCTGAACCGCCTCACGACCAACGACGTAACCGCCCTCTCGCCGGGCGATGCCCAGTACGCCGCGATCACGCGCGAGGACGGCGTCATGCTCGACGACACCGTCGTCTACCGACTCCCCGACGAGGAGCGGACGGACGAGACCCCCGGGACGGTCCCCGCGTACCTGTTCATCCCGAACGCGGGCCACGACGCCGAGATGCACGAGCGGTGGGTCGACCACCGCGACCAGTGGGGCCTCGACTGCGAGGTGCGAAACGTCACCGAGGACTGGGCGATGTTCGCGGTGCAGGGCCCCGAGGCGCCCGACCTCGTCGCGGGCGCGGTCGACGACGGCGGCCCCGACGTGCTCGACCTCCCGAAGTTCTCGGCGACGTTCGCGCCGTTCGCTGGCGTCGAGTGCTGGGTCGCACGCACCGGCTACACCGGCGAGGACGGTTTCGAGGTGCTGTGCCCGTGGGCCGACGCCGAGGCGGTGTGGGCGCTGTTCGCCGACGACGCGACGCCGTGCGGGCTCGGCGCGCGCGACACGCTGCGCATCGAGCAGGGGTTCCTCCTCTCGGGGCAGGACTTCCACCCCGAGGAGGAGCCGCGGACCCCCTACGAGGCCGACATCGGGTTCGCGGTCGATCTGGACGCCGAGTTCGTCGGACGCGACGCGCTCGCGGCACAGGCGGAGGCGGGCGTCGAGGAGACGTTCGTCGGTATCGAACTGCTCGACCGCGGCGTCCCGCGCCACGGCTACGACGTGACAAACGAGGACGGCCACGTCGTCGGGACGGTCACCTCGGGGACGATGAGCCCGAGCCTGGACAAGCCGATCGCGCTCGGCTACCTCCCGGTCGACCTCACCGACCCCGGAACCGAGGTCAACGTGGTCGTCCGCGGGCGCGAGAAGCGCGCGAAGGTCGTCTCGGTCCCGTTCGAGTAGCGCTCCACTCCTTCGAGTACCGAGCCGAGTCGCCGCCGCGACCGGTGAGTGGCCGGCGCGGTCGGCGAGCGGCGGGGTCGCCGGCGGGGTGCCGGAGTCGCCGGGGCGGTGCCGGAGTCGCCCCGTCGTCCCCGGCGAACCCGCGCCGGTTCGGATACACCCAAGTACCCCCGCCCCGGCAACTCCGATAGACGATGAGCTTCGACGTTCCCGAGGACCTGCGCTACCGCGAGTCACACGAGTGGATCGACCCGGAGACGGGCCGCGTCGGCATCTCCGAGTTCGCACAGGACGAGCTCGGCGACGTGGTCTTCGTGGAGCTTCCGGGCGAGGGCGACGCCGTGGAGGCCGGCGGCGAGTTCGGCGTCGTCGAGTCGATCAAGGCCGTCTCGGACCTGTACGCGCCGGTCTCCGGCGAGGTCGTCGCCGTCAACGAGGCGTTGTTCGACGCGCCCGAACTCGTCAACGACGACCCCTTCGGCGACGGCTGGATGCTCGAACTCGACTTCGATGAGGGGGAACTCGACGACCTCCTCTCGGCCGACGAGTACCGCGACCAGATCGCCTGACGACCGCCGACCGTCGACTCCCGCGATCGGTCGTCGGCCCCGCGACCGACCGCCGCTCCGCGAGCTCCCGTCAGTCGCTACAATCGCGCTTTTCGCCTCCGGATACTTCTTGCCCGGCAGTCGTGTATCGGCGGCCATGCCACTCGACCGCCGGTCGTTCCTCGCGACGACGGCGACGCTGGCCGTGACCGCCACCGGCGGCTGCACCGGCTGTGCGCCCTCCCCGACCGCCTCGCTCCGCATGGCCGCAGCCGACGACGCCGGCATCGCCCGCGCGGCCCTCCACACGTTCGGCGCGGGCGACGGTGCCGACGACGACTCCGGGAACCCGGACGCGCTCGCCCGCGAGGTCGTCGAGAGCGGATCGGCGACCGTCGAGGACACCGACGAGCCCCTTCCGATCGACGAACCGGTCGTCGTCGACGACGGCGTCTATCGGTTCGACGCCGAACGGGTCGACTCCCGCGAGATGCGTTCGTTCGGCGTGACGATCAACCCGATCCGGGTCACGGAGGGCGAGGAGACGCCCGGCCCCAGCGAGCGGATCCGGTACGAGGACCTGCCGGCGGTGGACCGGGAGGTGCTGGCGGGCCGCGGCTACGACGACGGCCGCCCCGTCGGGATCGGGACGAGCCTGTCGTACCGCCCCGAGACCGTGCCCGACTCGGTGCTGGTTCCCGAGCCGGAGTACCCCGTGATCGTGTGGCCGGACGGCCCGGCGCGCTTCGAGGTCGACAGCGACAGCACGTACACGGTCTACACGTACGAGCTGACGGCCGAGCGCGTCTCCTCGGCGGCCGCCTTCGGCGCCGACGTGCGCGAGCGGTTCGGCTTCGAACTCGACGGGCTCCCCGCCGAGGAACGCGAGATCGTCGAGACGGCCACCGCTACCGGCACGGCCGACCCCGACGGCGGACCGCATCCCCGCGCGGGGACCGATTACCACGTCGCCCACGACGAGGAGCCGAGCGACGCGTTCCGGTCGCTGGTGGAGCGGTTCCGCGCTCACGACCGCGTCGTCGTTCACGACTGGCAGGAGGAGGCGTACGAGGAGTGGGAGGCCAGCGGCGACTACGTCGTCGCCC
Protein-coding sequences here:
- a CDS encoding Hsp20/alpha crystallin family protein, which gives rise to MRDDRDDPFGDIFDEIERMMSEMADAAGEPGGDAGFGDETHVSVYEEGETLRLVADLPGVDKEGIDLQCDGRTLTISAEGTGRRFDERVRLPVRVDEHSASASFNNGVLEVAFDALEPSADIDVE
- the gcvH gene encoding glycine cleavage system protein GcvH, which translates into the protein MSFDVPEDLRYRESHEWIDPETGRVGISEFAQDELGDVVFVELPGEGDAVEAGGEFGVVESIKAVSDLYAPVSGEVVAVNEALFDAPELVNDDPFGDGWMLELDFDEGELDDLLSADEYRDQIA
- a CDS encoding histidine kinase N-terminal 7TM domain-containing protein; this translates as MSVGLGLFAGAVLAGVGSAALVRMLLRYRSRPGATWLAVVFAGQAVFCAATAVGMVVPDRGVRMAIEAVAWVGIAGLAVPFLTFALAYSGRGALVRRRAYRLLWLFPATIVSLAVATPATGALWRGFRTVPTGAFVTVRYDLTPVGEAVWLAGIGIIAAGTVVLLDTARRYELYRTEITAIVASTVPPVVPALLWAFGVGDLPYLNLLAVAFAAHVAVDAYAIRVTDMFEVDPTARRLTEAATLDHLDSPVVLVDDAGRIVRVNPAAASAFDVDPSATLKRGVDDVVGTDIDPHRDDQTVSVHAGDGRRTFAVSPTAVRDGTGGVVGYSVVFQDITAQRTRQQRLAVLNRVLRHNIRNDLNVVLGNVQLAREAAAGDDRDSNDGSDDSDGTHGTGGTEGIDGDRSGRADLAAAERRAADLLSVAEDARVVDELVGGTDDPVPVSVADALADAVAEADAERSVTVSVESNCPAAAVDPEALRTVVARTVSALVDRLDGRIAVAAGAAGPDAVAVAFRGDGSVPAHEIDALTNGRETPLEHADDLDLWVARWGADAIGASLSFAPDGGSRTVADGGPAAATGGADGARGDGGSGGSGGSGDVADGGGDGGYVDADGTPDAVLSLPRASGGDGDAGVGAGD
- a CDS encoding IS6 family transposase; protein product: MLEIARLNGGSDCFELDFLEREATPEPAMKLGIRLHLAGLSLSDTVSILDRLGVKRCRTTVHNWVQKADLQPLDGANPDHVAVDETVIQLNDERFWLYAAVDPNTNRLLHVKLSPTRNQAITEMFLAELRDKHLVDNAVFLVDSAPWLQAALHRHSLEYRYEKHGTRNSVERVFRELKRRTNQFSNCFSHAEAETAENWLQAFAFAWNQLI
- the gcvT gene encoding glycine cleavage system aminomethyltransferase GcvT, translated to MTLRNPPLREVHAERDAKFTEFGGWDMPVEFDSIRAEHAAVREAAGVFDVSHMGEIEVAGPDATALLNRLTTNDVTALSPGDAQYAAITREDGVMLDDTVVYRLPDEERTDETPGTVPAYLFIPNAGHDAEMHERWVDHRDQWGLDCEVRNVTEDWAMFAVQGPEAPDLVAGAVDDGGPDVLDLPKFSATFAPFAGVECWVARTGYTGEDGFEVLCPWADAEAVWALFADDATPCGLGARDTLRIEQGFLLSGQDFHPEEEPRTPYEADIGFAVDLDAEFVGRDALAAQAEAGVEETFVGIELLDRGVPRHGYDVTNEDGHVVGTVTSGTMSPSLDKPIALGYLPVDLTDPGTEVNVVVRGREKRAKVVSVPFE
- the gap gene encoding type I glyceraldehyde-3-phosphate dehydrogenase translates to MSKSYLDAGADVDEPIRVGLNGFGRIGRNVFRAVLEDPRIELAGINDVMDGEEMRYLAAYDSVMGRLDGVSYDADARELSIGDTAVPILDEQDPADLPWDELDVDVALECTGVFRTKGDAERHVEAGADVAVISAPPKGDEPVKQLVYGVNHEDEYEGESVVSNASCTTNSVTPVAKVLDEEFGIASGTLTTVHAYTGSQNLVDGPKAKTRRGRAAAENIVPTSTGAAQAATEILPQLQGKLDGMAMRVPVPNGSITELVVDLKDAPSADEINAAFREAADSGPLAGVLGYTDDEVVSRDILGLPFSSYVDLRSTNVVGEDDEGVAKILTWYDNEYGFSNRMLDVAAYVDAY